Proteins from one Desulfonema limicola genomic window:
- a CDS encoding sensor histidine kinase has product MSKINRLETSYYKSLTRKMAFILILVSFTPMILVSGFILNQFQFSYREKIHAHLKEIVLKHKQNIDRFLIEKLSAISFLSSSFTFEDLCNEEFLKQQLTSLRREFGTVFEDIGVINADGRQLAYAGPFKLEKADYSEADWFKKAINTRHSISDVFMGLRSKPHFIVSVRKQYNGQYWILRATIDFLSFNSLVENLRIGRTGFAFILNQAGEFQTKPFMETVPGTEHDMFRFLKAAEKSSEQVYIVERKNALGREKIYAGAMLKNDEWLLIYQQQKHDAFIDLEHARNIALVILLIGGIGIVLTAIIFAKRMVKHIALADREKEMMSQQVIETGKLASVGELAAGIAHEINNPVAIMVEEAGWIEDLLEDEDLKQSENLEEFHRALKQINIQGRRCKEITHKLLSFARKTDSRIQEVQLNEMVEDVVALSAQQAKYDNVEIRTSLQNNLPTIHLSHTEVQQVLLNLINNAIYALNQKGGIIEIITRMSGEYIIVDVADNGPGIPRAILGRIFDPFFTTKPVGKGSGLGLSICYGIIKRIGGEIDVKSMVDEGTTFSIKIPVNIEGSPESDLVSDRLNNNQV; this is encoded by the coding sequence ATGAGCAAAATAAATCGTTTGGAAACATCATATTATAAATCTCTTACCAGGAAAATGGCTTTTATTTTAATCCTTGTTTCATTTACACCCATGATTCTGGTCAGCGGTTTTATTTTAAACCAGTTTCAATTCTCATACCGTGAAAAGATTCATGCCCATCTCAAAGAGATAGTTTTAAAGCATAAACAGAATATTGACAGGTTTTTAATTGAAAAACTCAGTGCCATAAGTTTTCTGTCCAGTTCCTTCACATTTGAGGATCTTTGTAATGAAGAATTTCTCAAACAGCAGCTGACTTCCCTGAGAAGAGAATTTGGAACAGTTTTTGAAGATATTGGTGTTATAAATGCTGACGGCAGGCAGCTTGCTTATGCAGGACCTTTTAAACTGGAAAAAGCAGATTACTCAGAAGCAGACTGGTTTAAAAAAGCTATTAACACCAGGCATTCCATAAGCGATGTTTTTATGGGACTCAGAAGCAAACCTCATTTTATTGTATCTGTCAGAAAACAATACAACGGACAATACTGGATATTAAGGGCTACCATTGATTTTCTTTCCTTTAACTCCCTTGTGGAAAATCTTCGCATCGGCAGAACGGGCTTTGCCTTTATTTTAAATCAGGCTGGCGAATTCCAGACCAAACCCTTTATGGAAACTGTCCCTGGAACGGAGCATGACATGTTCCGGTTCCTTAAAGCAGCAGAGAAATCATCAGAGCAGGTATATATTGTGGAAAGAAAGAATGCACTTGGAAGGGAAAAGATTTATGCAGGGGCAATGCTGAAAAATGATGAATGGCTCTTGATTTATCAGCAGCAGAAACACGATGCTTTTATAGACCTTGAACACGCCAGGAATATTGCTCTTGTTATCCTCCTTATCGGCGGTATAGGTATTGTTCTTACTGCAATTATCTTTGCAAAAAGAATGGTTAAACATATTGCACTGGCAGACAGGGAAAAAGAAATGATGAGCCAGCAGGTTATTGAAACAGGCAAGCTTGCCTCAGTCGGAGAACTTGCAGCAGGCATTGCCCATGAAATTAACAATCCTGTGGCTATTATGGTTGAAGAAGCAGGATGGATAGAGGATCTGCTGGAAGACGAAGATTTAAAGCAGAGTGAAAATCTTGAAGAATTTCACAGGGCTTTAAAACAGATTAATATCCAGGGCAGGCGCTGTAAGGAAATTACACATAAACTGCTGAGTTTTGCCAGGAAAACCGATTCCAGGATTCAGGAAGTTCAGTTAAATGAAATGGTTGAGGATGTGGTCGCCCTTTCAGCACAGCAGGCAAAATATGATAATGTGGAAATTCGTACCAGTCTTCAAAATAATCTTCCAACCATTCACCTGTCCCATACAGAAGTACAGCAGGTACTTTTAAACCTGATAAACAATGCAATTTATGCCCTGAACCAAAAAGGCGGCATTATTGAGATTATAACCCGGATGAGCGGGGAGTATATAATTGTTGATGTGGCTGATAACGGCCCTGGAATTCCCAGGGCAATACTTGGAAGAATCTTTGATCCTTTTTTTACAACAAAACCTGTGGGCAAGGGAAGCGGCCTGGGTTTATCCATATGTTACGGTATTATAAAGAGAATTGGCGGAGAAATTGATGTGAAAAGCATGGTTGATGAAGGAACAACATTTTCCATCAAAATCCCTGTTAATATAGAAGGTTCCCCCGAATCTGACCTGGTATCGGACAGATTGAACAATAATCAGGTTTAA
- a CDS encoding response regulator — protein MKKNYKILIADRNPHVRKFLKREMSAAGYQVQLAETGHEVLRCVYADESLDLLILDTDLPDTDEAFIMQKLQNRLPYLPMILHTFPFDEIMGGEMSMAKIVEKSGSSVEQLKKAAFEILNRNEKEYADNHEKNKFRIES, from the coding sequence GTGAAAAAAAATTATAAAATATTAATTGCTGACAGAAATCCTCATGTAAGAAAATTTCTCAAAAGAGAGATGTCAGCAGCAGGTTACCAGGTGCAGCTTGCAGAAACAGGACATGAGGTTCTGAGGTGTGTTTACGCGGATGAATCCCTGGATCTGCTGATACTTGATACGGATCTGCCGGATACTGATGAGGCTTTTATTATGCAGAAACTGCAAAACCGCCTGCCTTATCTTCCCATGATTCTCCACACCTTTCCTTTTGATGAGATAATGGGCGGGGAAATGTCAATGGCAAAGATTGTTGAGAAATCCGGCAGCAGTGTTGAGCAGTTGAAAAAAGCAGCCTTTGAGATTTTAAACAGGAATGAGAAAGAATATGCAGATAACCATGAAAAAAATAAATTCAGGATTGAATCATGA
- a CDS encoding YIP1 family protein has product MDTRQTSTGFYFKTLSGILGNPGQFFSELSRETKIWHSLIFLIVSGFIFTCSSLMNIEDNHLVTGLILFANAVGMVFISSGIGYMIMVMTAGRHSDFKRFFSIYALSSGVTLLASWIPFFLVITEPWKWWLIGTGLTKNIGLKWTQALIIIGLSIFVIVMFFYSANLLFISHNN; this is encoded by the coding sequence ATGGACACCAGACAGACCAGCACAGGTTTTTACTTTAAAACCTTATCCGGTATTCTTGGAAACCCGGGACAGTTTTTCAGCGAGCTTTCACGCGAAACAAAAATATGGCATTCCCTGATATTTCTCATAGTTTCAGGCTTTATCTTTACCTGTTCCAGCCTTATGAATATTGAAGATAATCATCTTGTTACAGGTTTGATATTGTTTGCCAATGCAGTGGGAATGGTTTTTATCTCATCGGGCATCGGCTATATGATAATGGTCATGACTGCTGGCAGGCATTCTGATTTCAAACGCTTTTTCAGTATCTATGCCCTGTCGTCCGGTGTAACTCTTTTAGCTTCCTGGATTCCTTTTTTCCTCGTAATTACAGAACCCTGGAAATGGTGGCTCATAGGCACAGGCCTGACAAAAAACATCGGGCTTAAATGGACCCAGGCTCTTATTATTATTGGTTTGTCCATTTTTGTTATTGTAATGTTTTTTTACAGTGCAAATCTTTTATTTATTTCTCATAATAATTAA
- a CDS encoding SLC13 family permease, which produces MAESQKKKVTGYDKYVDWKVFIIPVVLMLIIMIFPTPYGMKDVGTEYQVGPKAVINMVTQDIFDKNSSDVEQWQLLIAQVMEKNMRMGALNKDRFIKRDYKWVKKNGIQATEANFNRAVQYVKDNVPEETYLGLMKAAMELRKEGLKYENLSEKDKKAANKGAWHIKVSIAMGVFVVICFLTECIPLPAVAFCIGLILVFTGVIGREEVAMLYWSDACWFIMGSLMFAAAFVKTGVDKRVCLMMFKKLAVPNIRWISLIFIIIIAPLAAFISDHALAAMFLPIGMLLYQNSLTKDIPEDPELAKMMMITIAMACNIGGPGAPSGGARNVIMMTYLADMFNIDIGYFQWITYCFPFLIVMIPLTWLIVNWRFKPRIISLAPAMKKLQDEIGKMGAWNKQQKISLVIFVVMVFGWFTEKEFYTLGIYPIRLGIGVIAVFGAIAYILAGIVNWRDYQEKVDWGVVWLYAGAIIFGRTLDETGAAYWLARTVIDILAPLGMDSGLPLLAISNGLTAILTNLMADGPAAAAVGPIALNMAGLVHPGTTYLPFMAMSTAIASSFAYCLIIGTPPNAIVYASGYLEPKDYLRVGIPIFFVANILLLFMTAFFWIYRGFAGLPGF; this is translated from the coding sequence ATGGCTGAATCGCAAAAAAAGAAAGTAACAGGATATGATAAATATGTTGACTGGAAGGTATTTATTATCCCGGTTGTACTTATGCTTATTATAATGATTTTTCCAACGCCTTACGGGATGAAGGATGTGGGAACAGAGTACCAGGTGGGTCCCAAGGCTGTTATTAATATGGTTACCCAGGATATTTTTGATAAAAACAGCTCTGATGTTGAGCAGTGGCAGCTGCTTATTGCTCAAGTCATGGAAAAAAATATGAGAATGGGAGCCTTGAATAAGGACCGCTTTATAAAAAGGGATTACAAATGGGTTAAAAAAAATGGTATCCAGGCAACAGAAGCCAATTTTAACAGGGCAGTCCAGTATGTAAAAGATAATGTACCTGAAGAAACCTACCTGGGATTGATGAAAGCAGCAATGGAGCTTCGCAAGGAAGGCCTTAAATATGAAAATCTTTCAGAAAAAGACAAAAAAGCTGCAAATAAAGGCGCATGGCATATTAAGGTTTCCATTGCAATGGGTGTCTTTGTTGTTATCTGTTTTCTTACAGAATGCATCCCGCTGCCTGCAGTGGCTTTCTGCATAGGTCTCATTCTTGTATTTACAGGGGTTATCGGCAGGGAAGAGGTTGCCATGCTATACTGGAGTGATGCCTGCTGGTTTATCATGGGCAGTCTCATGTTTGCAGCCGCATTTGTTAAAACCGGTGTGGACAAAAGAGTCTGCCTCATGATGTTTAAAAAACTGGCAGTGCCGAATATCCGCTGGATCAGCCTGATCTTTATTATAATTATAGCCCCCCTGGCTGCATTTATCTCCGACCATGCCCTGGCAGCCATGTTTCTGCCAATTGGTATGCTGCTTTATCAAAACAGCCTGACAAAAGATATTCCCGAAGACCCGGAACTTGCAAAAATGATGATGATAACCATTGCAATGGCCTGTAACATAGGCGGCCCCGGGGCACCCTCAGGCGGTGCGAGAAACGTTATCATGATGACATACCTTGCTGATATGTTTAATATTGATATTGGCTATTTCCAGTGGATCACATACTGCTTTCCTTTTCTCATTGTCATGATCCCCCTTACATGGCTTATTGTCAACTGGCGTTTTAAACCCAGGATTATCTCTCTTGCCCCGGCCATGAAAAAACTCCAGGACGAAATCGGGAAAATGGGTGCATGGAACAAACAGCAGAAAATAAGCCTGGTGATTTTTGTGGTCATGGTCTTTGGCTGGTTTACTGAAAAGGAGTTCTATACTCTGGGTATTTATCCCATACGCCTGGGAATAGGTGTTATTGCAGTTTTTGGAGCAATAGCCTATATACTTGCAGGTATTGTAAACTGGCGTGATTACCAGGAAAAGGTGGACTGGGGCGTTGTATGGCTTTATGCAGGAGCAATCATATTCGGCAGAACCCTGGATGAAACAGGAGCTGCCTACTGGCTTGCACGCACGGTTATAGATATTTTAGCTCCTCTGGGAATGGATTCAGGCCTGCCCCTTTTAGCCATATCCAATGGTTTGACAGCAATACTTACCAACCTGATGGCAGACGGTCCTGCAGCAGCAGCAGTAGGCCCCATTGCCCTGAATATGGCAGGCCTGGTACATCCGGGCACCACGTATCTGCCTTTTATGGCTATGTCAACTGCTATTGCTTCTTCCTTTGCATATTGTCTTATCATAGGCACTCCCCCAAATGCCATTGTCTATGCAAGCGGTTATCTTGAGCCAAAGGACTATCTGAGGGTGGGTATCCCCATATTTTTTGTTGCCAACATACTGCTTCTTTTTATGACCGCATTCTTCTGGATATATCGAGGATTTGCCGGACTCCCCGGATTTTAA
- a CDS encoding response regulator translates to MPDKIRILMVDDEAKFRETTSKILQKKGFETTMAGTGEEAVEILKKMTQDVVILDIRMPGMDGHQALSLIKEIQPDVRVIMLTGHGDAESAKTALKKGAYDYLNKPCDIDLLASKINDAYKSFKLGGAEREEKKAGDIMIHIEDYTTITPDKTVKEAIEQLMRSFAGLIASDRVMETGHRSILVFDKRGSLAGILSIQDLIAAVRPGYLSAPKPSMADSIQYSPMFWSGLFTSQMLSLKNKKVEDIMSESPPVVDENTNLMELADFMFMNQIRRMAVAREGRVVGVVREQELFFEMANIII, encoded by the coding sequence ATGCCAGATAAAATCAGAATTCTGATGGTGGATGACGAAGCCAAATTTCGTGAAACTACATCAAAGATACTTCAAAAAAAAGGTTTTGAAACCACAATGGCCGGGACAGGAGAAGAGGCTGTTGAAATCCTGAAAAAAATGACTCAGGATGTGGTGATACTGGATATAAGAATGCCTGGTATGGACGGACACCAGGCATTATCCCTGATAAAAGAGATTCAGCCCGATGTCAGGGTGATAATGCTCACAGGGCACGGAGATGCTGAATCTGCAAAAACAGCCCTGAAAAAAGGAGCATATGATTATCTGAATAAACCCTGCGATATTGATCTCCTGGCTTCAAAAATCAATGATGCCTATAAATCATTTAAACTTGGCGGTGCTGAAAGAGAAGAGAAAAAAGCCGGGGACATAATGATTCATATTGAAGACTATACAACCATAACACCTGATAAAACCGTAAAAGAGGCTATTGAACAGCTTATGCGTTCTTTTGCAGGGCTTATTGCAAGCGACCGGGTTATGGAAACCGGACACCGTTCCATACTGGTTTTTGATAAAAGGGGCAGTCTTGCCGGAATTTTAAGCATCCAGGATCTTATTGCGGCTGTCCGCCCCGGATACCTCAGTGCCCCAAAGCCTTCAATGGCTGACAGTATTCAATATTCGCCCATGTTCTGGTCAGGTCTTTTTACATCCCAGATGCTTTCCCTGAAAAATAAAAAGGTAGAAGATATTATGTCAGAATCCCCGCCGGTTGTGGATGAAAACACAAATCTCATGGAACTGGCAGATTTTATGTTTATGAATCAGATCAGGCGGATGGCAGTTGCCAGGGAAGGCAGGGTTGTTGGTGTTGTAAGGGAACAGGAACTTTTCTTTGAGATGGCAAATATAATTATCTAA
- a CDS encoding sigma-54-dependent transcriptional regulator, which translates to MEKMKMMLVDDEERFLSTTQKLLDKKGYDVVTASSGAEALEILNSKIIHVVVLDVKMPGMDGIETLKKIKTSFPLTEVIMLTGHATVESAVDGLKSGATDYLMKPTSIDDLIEKAEEAFNKWKILEEKIRMAQSKKFMKSPREILKDSATD; encoded by the coding sequence ATGGAAAAAATGAAGATGATGCTGGTGGACGACGAGGAACGTTTTCTTTCCACTACGCAAAAATTGCTGGATAAGAAAGGATATGATGTTGTTACTGCATCCAGCGGTGCAGAGGCTTTGGAAATTCTCAATTCCAAGATTATCCATGTGGTTGTTTTAGATGTGAAGATGCCGGGCATGGACGGGATTGAGACACTTAAAAAGATCAAAACCAGTTTTCCCCTTACCGAGGTTATAATGCTGACAGGTCATGCCACTGTGGAGTCTGCTGTTGACGGGTTGAAATCAGGGGCAACAGATTATCTTATGAAACCCACAAGTATTGATGATCTTATTGAAAAAGCTGAAGAAGCTTTTAATAAATGGAAGATTTTAGAAGAAAAAATACGGATGGCCCAAAGCAAAAAATTTATGAAATCACCAAGAGAGATTCTTAAAGACAGTGCAACAGATTAA
- a CDS encoding sensor histidine kinase, translated as MKEQYYKSIRKNVLMSMILIPVIPFILSLGTGYYSFTSSLENSTISSMKRIMEDHSQMIDSFLAERMNDLEFILNTYSYEQVSSPDTLSGIFKNLQAGSEAFVDIGVFNDSGSHVAYHGPYSLKWKVYREEDWFIKVMKKGYYISDIFLGYRQVPHFIIAVKKHKGSSSWILRATIDTQMFTDIVEKVRIGKTGEAYLLNMEGILQTNLRSGKKLMEKTTDPVRYPDSENEIKTFIDKDINGEEYLFATAWLKDKEWVLVIRQEKADAFKTLSFVFNLIVFISMTGFILIICSAFYITERIINHMKQMDFEKEELGQHLIRAQRLAELGEMAAGFAHEINNPLQIIRSEQALIEMNLSEFKESGTLTPSESLSEIDDSMSQIKLQIDRCASITQAILKFGRQSEPKLQDVDLRSFIPQIIDMVAKKASVNGIDIIQDISLATPPVHGDPGHIQQVLLNLFNNAMDAIAEKHGSSGGRLYVESGPKDNKYTEIIVKDNGCGISPENLKKIFSPFFTTKPVGKGTGLGLSVCHGIIDNMGGVMQADSEPGKGTIFSINLPVSRK; from the coding sequence ATGAAGGAACAATATTATAAATCCATACGAAAAAATGTTTTGATGAGTATGATCCTGATTCCAGTAATACCTTTTATATTGAGTCTGGGCACAGGTTATTATTCTTTTACCAGCTCCCTTGAAAACAGCACAATTTCAAGCATGAAACGAATTATGGAAGATCACAGCCAGATGATAGACTCTTTTCTTGCAGAACGAATGAATGATCTTGAATTTATTCTTAATACTTATTCTTATGAACAGGTCAGCAGTCCAGATACTTTAAGCGGTATTTTTAAAAATCTCCAGGCCGGTTCCGAGGCTTTTGTTGATATTGGTGTATTTAACGATTCAGGAAGCCATGTTGCTTATCACGGGCCTTATTCTCTTAAATGGAAGGTTTACCGTGAAGAGGACTGGTTTATAAAGGTAATGAAAAAAGGATATTATATCAGCGACATATTCCTGGGATACCGCCAGGTTCCCCATTTTATCATTGCTGTTAAAAAACACAAAGGCTCGTCTTCCTGGATACTCAGGGCTACCATTGATACCCAGATGTTTACGGATATCGTAGAAAAGGTACGCATAGGCAAAACAGGAGAAGCATATCTTCTTAATATGGAAGGCATTCTTCAGACAAACCTGAGATCAGGGAAAAAGCTCATGGAAAAGACGACTGATCCAGTTCGTTATCCTGACAGTGAAAATGAAATCAAAACATTTATAGACAAAGACATTAATGGAGAAGAATATCTTTTTGCCACTGCCTGGCTCAAGGATAAGGAATGGGTGCTTGTAATAAGGCAGGAAAAAGCCGATGCTTTTAAAACCCTCAGCTTTGTTTTTAATCTCATTGTTTTTATCTCCATGACAGGCTTTATCCTCATTATCTGTTCTGCTTTTTATATTACCGAGCGGATTATAAATCACATGAAACAAATGGATTTTGAAAAGGAAGAGCTGGGACAGCATCTTATCCGCGCTCAAAGGCTTGCAGAGCTTGGAGAAATGGCAGCAGGTTTTGCCCATGAAATAAACAATCCCCTCCAGATTATCAGGAGCGAACAGGCTCTTATAGAGATGAACCTGTCTGAATTCAAGGAAAGCGGGACTTTAACCCCTTCAGAATCCCTTTCTGAAATAGATGATTCAATGTCCCAGATCAAACTGCAGATAGACCGGTGTGCCAGCATTACCCAGGCTATTCTTAAATTCGGCAGACAGAGCGAACCCAAGCTTCAGGATGTGGATTTAAGGAGCTTTATTCCCCAGATTATTGACATGGTTGCAAAAAAAGCCAGTGTCAACGGCATTGATATTATTCAGGATATTTCCCTTGCTACCCCTCCTGTTCACGGGGATCCCGGGCATATTCAGCAGGTTCTGCTCAATCTTTTTAATAATGCAATGGATGCTATTGCCGAGAAACACGGTTCATCAGGAGGCCGGTTATATGTTGAGTCAGGGCCTAAAGACAATAAATATACTGAGATCATAGTTAAAGATAATGGCTGCGGGATCAGCCCTGAAAATTTGAAAAAGATATTCAGCCCTTTTTTTACAACCAAACCGGTTGGAAAAGGAACCGGGCTGGGGCTTTCCGTATGCCACGGAATTATTGATAACATGGGCGGTGTTATGCAGGCTGACAGTGAACCTGGCAAAGGAACAATCTTCAGTATCAACCTGCCTGTAAGCAGGAAATAA
- a CDS encoding RNA-binding domain-containing protein, with protein sequence MLCAELFEIINNRENSGVEFKRDDIRPEQLAKEAVAFANFQGGRIFLGVEDDGTISGIQRKNTQEWVLNVFRDKIHPQIIPFYEEIKMDDNRIVAVISIASGLSKPYSVRHNNREDVYIRMGDRSETASREQQLRLFESGGLLHIETLPVPGAKFEQLDIDRIYFYLKHIIEDPEIPDTEEKWINRLYGMGLMAEDGLGSKVCSVAGLVCFGIAPRRYMKQAGIRVMSFKGLDKEYQAQLDAVLDGPVTARWKMTTTGRSLVDNGLIEKMSVMLSPFISQENSEIDENMRRKKTWFFPWPAVRETVVNALVHRDWTRSVDIELVNYADRLEVISPGKLQNSMTIEKMIAGQRSPRNPLIVEILRDFNYVDARGMGIRTKVIPLMKSHNGTEPIFEATDDYLKVVLPRCSPEK encoded by the coding sequence ATGCTTTGTGCAGAATTATTTGAAATAATAAATAATCGTGAAAATTCAGGTGTTGAATTTAAACGAGATGATATAAGGCCGGAACAGCTTGCAAAAGAGGCAGTTGCTTTTGCCAATTTTCAGGGGGGCAGGATTTTTCTCGGGGTTGAAGATGACGGCACAATCTCAGGTATCCAGAGAAAAAACACCCAGGAATGGGTTCTCAATGTTTTTAGAGACAAAATTCATCCTCAAATCATTCCTTTTTATGAAGAAATAAAGATGGATGATAATCGAATTGTTGCGGTTATAAGCATTGCATCAGGACTTTCCAAACCATATTCTGTCCGGCACAACAACCGGGAAGATGTATATATCCGCATGGGTGACCGCTCGGAAACAGCTTCCCGCGAACAGCAGCTTCGTCTTTTTGAAAGCGGCGGTCTTCTGCATATTGAAACCCTTCCGGTTCCAGGGGCAAAATTTGAACAGCTTGATATAGACCGCATTTATTTTTATCTGAAACACATTATAGAAGACCCTGAAATACCGGATACTGAAGAAAAATGGATTAACCGCCTGTATGGTATGGGATTAATGGCAGAAGACGGTCTGGGCAGCAAGGTCTGCTCTGTGGCTGGTCTTGTCTGCTTTGGAATTGCTCCGCGGCGGTATATGAAACAGGCTGGTATCCGGGTGATGTCTTTTAAAGGTCTGGATAAAGAATATCAGGCACAGCTTGACGCTGTTCTTGACGGACCGGTAACGGCACGCTGGAAAATGACAACAACAGGCCGGAGTCTGGTTGATAACGGGCTTATTGAAAAAATGTCTGTAATGCTCAGTCCTTTTATTTCCCAGGAAAATTCTGAAATTGATGAGAACATGCGAAGAAAAAAAACATGGTTTTTTCCCTGGCCTGCAGTCAGGGAAACGGTTGTCAATGCCCTGGTTCACAGGGACTGGACACGTTCCGTTGATATTGAACTAGTCAATTATGCAGACAGACTTGAGGTAATCAGCCCTGGAAAACTTCAAAACTCCATGACAATAGAAAAAATGATTGCAGGTCAAAGGTCTCCCCGCAATCCCCTGATTGTAGAAATACTTAGAGATTTTAACTATGTTGATGCCAGAGGCATGGGCATAAGAACAAAGGTAATTCCGCTTATGAAATCTCACAATGGCACAGAGCCGATATTTGAAGCAACAGACGATTATCTTAAAGTAGTCCTTCCGCGCTGCAGTCCTGAGAAATAA
- a CDS encoding sigma-54-dependent transcriptional regulator, whose product MKNETQTILIIDDDDQLRNSFFRLLTEENYQVKAAASGEQGLEMIKKQIPDLVILDIRLPGMNGMETFEAIHDIEPKLPVIIMTAYGTTQTAIEATKTGAFDYILKPFDIPDMLTIIKKALESGRFMRSHVKMDPAPDESFHEAVIGRSTPMQEVYKAIGRVSPTDATVLIRGESGTGKELIARAVYQHSSRNQKPFLPINCVAIPETLLESELFGYEKGAFTGAAHRRIGKIEQAHGGTIFLDEIGDMPLSLQSKILRLIQEKSIERLGGRETIPTDVRIIAATNRNLENAISEGMFREDLYYRLKVVTIWLPPLRERRGDIPLLEEYFLSRYSAENNLVNPGITQEAVNTLCAYPWPGNVRELANIIQKVLIFNRGAPIVQEEISQALNEKGARKNENIEENQDILSFIQKELSRTDKENLFDSCMDHFASLLIREALNLSGGNRTQAAKILGLSRPTLHSRIEKYGIKLETAVKSE is encoded by the coding sequence TTGAAAAATGAAACCCAGACCATATTAATAATTGACGATGACGATCAATTAAGAAACAGTTTTTTCAGGCTTCTGACAGAAGAAAATTACCAGGTAAAAGCTGCAGCTTCAGGCGAACAGGGGCTTGAAATGATAAAAAAACAGATACCTGACCTGGTTATTTTGGATATTCGTCTTCCAGGCATGAATGGAATGGAAACCTTTGAAGCCATACATGATATTGAACCAAAACTGCCTGTTATTATCATGACAGCATACGGAACAACCCAGACTGCAATTGAAGCTACAAAAACAGGAGCTTTTGACTATATACTTAAACCCTTTGACATTCCTGACATGCTGACAATTATTAAAAAAGCCCTGGAATCAGGCAGATTTATGCGTTCCCATGTAAAAATGGACCCGGCCCCTGATGAAAGCTTTCATGAAGCTGTCATAGGCAGAAGTACGCCAATGCAGGAGGTTTACAAGGCAATAGGCAGGGTTTCGCCTACTGATGCAACTGTACTTATCAGGGGAGAGTCAGGCACTGGAAAGGAATTGATTGCAAGGGCAGTATATCAGCACAGCAGCAGGAATCAAAAACCCTTTCTGCCCATTAACTGTGTTGCAATTCCTGAAACACTCCTGGAAAGCGAACTTTTTGGATATGAAAAAGGGGCATTCACAGGAGCGGCACACAGGCGCATAGGAAAAATAGAACAGGCACACGGGGGGACGATTTTTCTTGATGAAATTGGGGATATGCCCCTGAGCCTGCAGTCAAAAATTCTGCGGTTGATCCAGGAAAAAAGCATAGAACGTCTGGGAGGCAGGGAAACCATTCCCACAGATGTACGCATTATTGCTGCAACCAACAGAAATCTTGAAAATGCAATCTCGGAAGGCATGTTCCGCGAAGACCTTTATTACCGCCTCAAGGTTGTAACCATATGGCTTCCTCCCCTTCGTGAGCGCCGCGGGGATATTCCCCTGCTTGAGGAATATTTTCTCTCCCGCTATTCAGCAGAAAACAATCTAGTCAATCCCGGCATTACACAGGAAGCAGTGAACACCCTCTGTGCATACCCCTGGCCCGGTAATGTAAGAGAACTTGCCAATATTATTCAAAAAGTCCTGATATTTAACAGGGGCGCACCTATAGTTCAGGAGGAAATCTCCCAGGCTCTTAATGAAAAAGGTGCAAGAAAAAACGAAAATATTGAAGAAAATCAGGACATACTAAGCTTTATCCAAAAAGAGCTTTCCAGGACTGATAAAGAAAACCTTTTTGATTCCTGCATGGATCATTTTGCTTCCCTTTTGATCCGCGAGGCTCTTAATCTTTCAGGAGGCAACCGAACCCAGGCTGCAAAAATTCTGGGTCTTTCCAGGCCGACCCTTCACTCAAGGATTGAAAAATACGGTATAAAGCTTGAGACTGCTGTTAAATCTGAATAA